From Myotis daubentonii chromosome 15, mMyoDau2.1, whole genome shotgun sequence, one genomic window encodes:
- the LOC132216340 gene encoding testis-expressed protein 101-like, whose protein sequence is MGARHAQGLLLLFLLRASSTLAQHLYCHKGISMSLEEDPSAFNWTTERVETCDNGALCQESLMMVKSGAKTALLATKGCNSDGIPAITLVQHSPPPGIMVVSYSSYCEHSFCNNRENIPEIWSPAVIPAPNMSATFHCPTCLALGACSSVPFLPCPIDTTRCYQGKLRVAGGDIDSTLEVKGCTSVPHCGLMSGIFTIGPMWVKEMCPYQSLIQSRKVGNGATTWLSISVGRFGLLLLLLL, encoded by the exons ATGGGGGCCCGCCACGCCCAGGGTTTGCTGCTGCTCTTTCTCCTCAGAGCCTCCTCCACTC TGGCGCAGCATCTGTACTGTCACAAGGGCATATCCATGAGCCTGGAGGAGGACCCAAGCGCATTCAACTGGACCACGGAGAGAGTTGAGACTTGTGACAATGGGGCGCTGTGCCAGGAATCCCTGATGATGGTCAAATCCG GGGCCAAGACGGCACTTCTGGCCACGAAGGGCTGCAACTCCGATGGGATACCCGCCATAACGTTGGTCCAGCACTCCCCACCGCCCGGCATAATGGTGGTCTCCTACAGCAGCTACTGTGAGCACTCCTTCTGCAACAACAGAGAGAACATCCCTGAGATATGGAGTCCAGCGGTGATCCCAG cTCCCAATATGTCAGCAACCTTCCACTGTCCAACCTGTTTAGCTCTTGGGGCCTGTTCAAGTGTGCCTTTTCTTCCCTGTCCCATTGATACAACTCGATGCTATCAAGGAAAACTTCGGGTTGCTGGAG GAGACATTGACTCAACTTTGGAGGTCAAAGGCTGCACATCTGTACCTCATTGTGGGCTGATGTCTGGGATATTCACAATTGGACCCATGTGGGTAAAGGAAATGTGTCCATACCAATCTCTCATTCAATCCCGAAAGGTTGGAAATGGGGCCACCACTTGGCTTTCCATTTCAGTTGGGAGGTTTGGACTATTGCTGCTGCTATTGCTATAA